From a single Silene latifolia isolate original U9 population chromosome 6, ASM4854445v1, whole genome shotgun sequence genomic region:
- the LOC141588471 gene encoding protein FAR1-RELATED SEQUENCE 3-like, translated as MIFAPFTGVDHHKKSVTFGASLMSRENDQNFKWIFTKILDCMSGKEPHCFFTDQCPAMKIAVLAFTTRCPSLLHVAYYEEITRKEQRNALRAQTASLSVLRILMAHLLSFGCAFKVLWIKQRYTQKSLDRDSDHSLPQTKTLLSLELHASIVYTHALFYEFQQSRCVDSLNSCSAGDSSREGKIRFLEVEDSIFNKSYTIAFNPSTFDATCSCKLFERKGYICKHIIWILSGKGIKKIPDKYVLSRWTKNTKKMPLYDAHGQLLDDFTSSDVTKLDFDLCLSRILLNINTAQISA; from the exons ATGATCTTTGCTCCCTTTACTGGTGTTGATCATCACAAGAAGTCCGTCACTTTTGGCGCTTCGCTTATGTCTAGGGAGAATGACCAGAATTTTAAATggattttcacaaaaattttagATTGTATGAGTGGGAAGGAACCCCATTGCTTTTTTACCGATCAATGTCCTGCTATGAAAATTGCGGTCCTCGCTTTTACAACTCGCTGCCCATCgctattgcatgtggcatattatGAAGAAATTACCCGAAAAG AACAACGCAACGCTCTGAGAGCGCAAACAGCTTCTTTAAGCGTTTTGAGAATCCTCATGGCACacttgttgagttttggatgcgctTTCAAAGTGCTATGGATCAAACAACGCTACACCCAAAAATCTCTTGACAGAGATAGTGATCACTCCCTACctcaaaccaaaacccttcttagCCTTGAGCTTCATGCATCGATTGTTTATACGCATGCTCTCTTTTATGAATTCCAACAAAGCAGGTGCGTTGATTCTCTAAACTCATGTAGTGCTGGTGATTCTTCAAGGGAGGGCAAGATAAGGTTCCTAGAAGTTGAAGATTCTATCTTCAATAAGAGTTACACTATCGCATTTAATCCTTCAACATTTGATGCAACATGTTCCTGCAAGCTGTTTGAGAGGAAGGGCTACATATGTAAACACATCATCTGGATTTTATCAGGTAAAGGGATCAAAAAGATACCTGATAAGTATGTTCTCAGTAGGTGGACAAAGAACACTAAAAAAATGCCCTTGTATGATGCTCACGGTCAATTGTTGGATGATTTTACTTCGTCGGATGTCACTAAACTTGATTTCGATTTATGCCTGTCTCGAATTCTACTCAACATTAACACTGCTCAAATCTCTGCCTGA